The following are from one region of the Synechococcus sp. CBW1108 genome:
- a CDS encoding IS66 family transposase: MGLLGSVFRLSFSKTQALLDQLLGVEISRGAIARIRHRLSAALAEPMAQALRAARQLPVAYVDETGAPTGNADGNNPTGKRGWQWVMVTAVVTVFIQGLSRSTTAAIELLGNAFGGIVVSDRFSAYNHLPTKQRQLCWAHLIRDLTAIAKRPGASTEFGAKLLGLQQQLFGHWHNYKQGKIDWPALQQSCRPIRQTFEATLQRVVELGYQRSERTPWASTVRTCRKLLKMTGELWTFLDIEGIEPTNNAAERALRQSVIQRKISHGVQSASGAICRSRLLTVTTTLRQQGRDVWEFLEQAWISHHRGGVMPSLLSDP; encoded by the coding sequence GTGGGTCTGCTGGGCAGCGTCTTTCGTTTGAGTTTCAGCAAGACCCAGGCGCTGCTCGATCAGCTGCTAGGGGTGGAGATCAGCCGTGGGGCGATTGCACGGATCCGCCATCGCCTGAGTGCAGCATTGGCCGAACCGATGGCCCAAGCGCTGCGGGCCGCCCGTCAGCTGCCGGTGGCCTACGTCGACGAAACTGGCGCCCCCACCGGCAACGCCGACGGCAACAATCCCACTGGAAAGCGGGGCTGGCAGTGGGTCATGGTCACCGCCGTGGTGACGGTGTTCATCCAAGGGCTGAGTCGATCGACGACCGCTGCCATCGAGCTGCTGGGGAACGCCTTTGGCGGGATTGTGGTGAGCGATCGCTTCTCGGCCTACAACCACCTGCCCACCAAGCAGCGCCAGCTGTGTTGGGCCCACTTAATCCGCGATCTAACGGCCATCGCCAAACGCCCGGGCGCCAGCACTGAATTTGGAGCAAAGCTGCTGGGCCTGCAGCAGCAGCTATTTGGCCACTGGCACAACTACAAGCAGGGAAAGATTGACTGGCCCGCCTTGCAGCAAAGCTGCCGGCCGATTCGCCAGACCTTTGAGGCCACGTTGCAGCGGGTAGTGGAGCTGGGCTACCAGCGCAGCGAGCGAACGCCGTGGGCCAGCACGGTGCGCACCTGCCGAAAGCTCTTGAAGATGACAGGTGAATTGTGGACCTTCCTGGACATCGAGGGAATCGAGCCCACCAACAACGCCGCAGAACGTGCCCTGCGCCAATCGGTGATTCAGCGCAAGATCAGTCACGGCGTCCAATCAGCCAGCGGTGCCATCTGCCGCAGCCGCCTGCTCACAGTCACCACCACCCTTAGGCAACAGGGGCGGGATGTCTGGGAGTTCCTCGAGCAGGCCTGGATCTCCCATCACCGCGGTGGGGTGATGCCGTCACTGCTGAGCGACCCCTGA
- a CDS encoding response regulator transcription factor, producing MTLRCLIVEDQVMFLQLLCKMLQVLPGLEVVGTATNCHAGCEACRKLRPDALIIDLALPDGDGLGVARFLRLLRPEAKALVLSAHASSFVCPEELEAMLMGVVDKTSTYETLRDVIEAALLQETPQAAEANGPVAALTPRQRQIFTLIGQGLSNKAIAHATGLAVATVETHRKAIARHLNCSGAELVRRAALDLGPVP from the coding sequence GTGACCCTCCGCTGCCTGATCGTCGAAGACCAGGTCATGTTTCTGCAGCTGCTCTGCAAAATGCTGCAGGTGCTGCCGGGGTTGGAGGTGGTGGGTACCGCCACTAATTGCCATGCCGGCTGTGAAGCCTGTCGCAAACTCCGCCCAGATGCCCTAATCATCGATCTGGCCCTGCCCGACGGCGATGGCCTAGGGGTGGCCCGCTTCCTGCGGCTGCTCCGACCCGAGGCGAAGGCGCTGGTGCTCTCGGCCCATGCCAGCAGCTTTGTGTGCCCGGAGGAGCTCGAAGCGATGCTGATGGGAGTGGTGGATAAAACCTCCACCTACGAAACCCTGCGCGACGTAATCGAGGCCGCCCTGCTGCAAGAGACGCCCCAGGCCGCCGAAGCAAACGGGCCAGTGGCCGCGCTCACCCCACGCCAGCGGCAGATCTTCACCCTGATCGGCCAGGGCCTCAGTAACAAGGCGATCGCCCACGCCACCGGGCTGGCAGTTGCCACGGTGGAAACCCACCGCAAGGCCATTGCTCGCCACCTCAATTGCAGCGGAGCTGAGTTGGTGCGGCGGGCAGCCCTGGATCTGGGCCCGGTGCCATGA
- the istB gene encoding IS21-like element helper ATPase IstB: MPRPQAVEAALPMLLRQLRLARFRSHWQSLALQAEAEGWSPSQFLYALCEQEVEQRQQARQQRLLRSAQLPWSKVLADYDHGGRIEAHRWQELEALSRQSDWLQRSENVLLFGPSGVGKTHLAIGIALAQIGLDQACRFYPATSLVQELQKARADYNLPAALERLDRYPLLLIDDIGYVRRDEQESSVLFELICHRYERRSLLITANQPFTAWDEIFPSSSMTVAAVDRLVHHCHIVEISGDSHRRAQASRRSGSK; encoded by the coding sequence GTGCCCAGACCCCAGGCGGTGGAGGCGGCCCTGCCGATGCTGCTGCGGCAGCTACGGCTGGCGCGATTCCGCTCCCACTGGCAGAGCCTCGCCTTACAGGCTGAGGCCGAGGGCTGGAGCCCCAGCCAGTTTCTCTATGCCCTCTGTGAGCAGGAGGTGGAGCAGCGCCAGCAGGCCCGCCAGCAACGGTTGCTGCGATCAGCCCAGCTGCCCTGGAGCAAGGTGCTGGCGGATTACGACCATGGCGGCCGAATCGAGGCGCACCGATGGCAGGAGCTGGAGGCTCTGAGCCGCCAGAGCGATTGGCTGCAGCGGAGTGAAAACGTGCTCTTGTTCGGCCCCAGCGGTGTGGGCAAAACCCATCTGGCCATCGGCATCGCCCTGGCGCAGATCGGCCTGGATCAGGCCTGCCGCTTCTATCCCGCCACGAGCCTGGTGCAGGAGCTGCAGAAGGCCCGCGCCGACTACAACTTGCCGGCAGCGCTGGAGCGGCTGGATCGCTACCCGCTGCTGCTGATCGATGACATCGGCTACGTGCGGCGGGATGAACAGGAGAGCAGCGTGCTGTTTGAGCTGATCTGCCACCGCTACGAGCGCCGATCGCTGCTGATCACCGCCAATCAGCCGTTCACCGCCTGGGATGAGATCTTCCCCAGCAGCTCAATGACCGTGGCGGCGGTGGACCGGCTGGTGCACCACTGCCACATCGTCGAGATCAGCGGCGACAGCCACCGCCGCGCCCAAGCAAGCCGGCGCAGCGGCAGCAAATAG
- a CDS encoding transposase gives MSADTQETAEEIESRWDDLAATLAERFPKAAALMHEAKEDVLAFRHFPKDHWRKIWSTNLLERVNEEIKRRTRVVGIFPNDPAIIRLVGAVLLEQHEHWQLEGRRMFSAESMATIPELGDTPTLQAAGA, from the coding sequence TTGTCGGCGGACACCCAAGAAACCGCTGAGGAGATCGAGTCGCGCTGGGATGATCTGGCGGCCACGCTGGCGGAGCGCTTCCCCAAGGCCGCTGCGCTCATGCACGAGGCCAAGGAGGACGTGCTGGCTTTCCGCCACTTCCCCAAGGACCACTGGCGCAAGATCTGGAGCACCAACCTGCTGGAGCGGGTGAACGAGGAGATCAAGCGCCGCACCAGGGTCGTGGGCATTTTTCCCAACGACCCTGCGATCATCCGCCTAGTCGGGGCGGTGTTGCTGGAGCAACACGAGCACTGGCAGCTGGAGGGCCGCCGCATGTTCTCCGCCGAGAGCATGGCGACCATCCCCGAACTGGGCGACACCCCTACCCTCCAGGCCGCCGGCGCCTGA
- the istA gene encoding IS21 family transposase, which translates to MLETLVPMRRDQVMPAPLTSHQRNLFMTKRRGGSSQEAAAAAAGISVRSARRIECNQLQPRANQPRGRTRPDPLVGVWEEELVPLLQRSPALTPITLLEHLQQQKPDVDWIPLQRTLQRRVREWKALHGPAPEVIFPLSYEPGEIAFCDFTQLKGVEVTIAGQVFPHLLFHYRLAWSGWSYAQVVQGGESFAALSEGLQNALAACGGVPGELRTDRLSAACRNRNGSFSSDITRRYHALCSHYSLAYSRNNLGVAHENGRVESPHGHLKRRIEQALLLRGSSDFESLAEYQAFLAAVIDQYNRPRLIRLEQEQAALRPLPRFRFADYDIEQLTVRRTSTIEVRRVVYSVPPRLIDQRLTVRIFHDRLQLLLGRQIACELERRHGGVERHGRAWSIDLEHLIDALRRKPRALLHCSYQRELFPDERWWQLWQQLRNGGDRDAAARLMVEALYVGCRLAGYEPVLGWLEKAHQRQGLSLAALQQRFRLPPHRPHPPQRIPQHSLQSYDDLLVLSAQTPGGGGGPADAAAAATAGAIPLPLAEPRLTG; encoded by the coding sequence GTGCTGGAGACCCTGGTGCCGATGCGCAGGGACCAGGTGATGCCGGCACCACTGACAAGCCACCAACGCAATCTGTTCATGACGAAACGACGAGGCGGCAGCAGCCAGGAGGCTGCTGCCGCGGCGGCGGGCATCTCAGTGCGCAGTGCTCGCCGGATTGAATGCAATCAGCTGCAGCCGCGGGCGAACCAGCCCCGTGGCCGCACCCGCCCCGATCCGCTGGTAGGGGTATGGGAGGAGGAGCTGGTGCCGTTGCTGCAGCGCTCACCCGCGCTGACGCCGATCACGCTCCTGGAGCATCTGCAGCAGCAGAAACCTGATGTGGACTGGATTCCGCTACAGCGCACCCTGCAGCGCCGGGTGCGGGAGTGGAAGGCACTGCACGGCCCGGCGCCGGAGGTGATCTTCCCTTTGAGCTATGAGCCTGGCGAAATTGCCTTCTGTGACTTCACCCAGCTCAAGGGGGTGGAGGTGACGATCGCCGGCCAGGTGTTCCCCCATCTGCTGTTCCACTACCGCCTGGCCTGGAGCGGCTGGAGCTATGCGCAGGTGGTCCAGGGCGGCGAGAGTTTTGCAGCCCTCTCCGAGGGTCTGCAGAACGCTCTGGCTGCCTGCGGCGGGGTGCCAGGTGAACTGCGCACCGACCGGTTATCAGCAGCGTGCCGTAACCGCAACGGCAGTTTCAGCTCCGACATCACCCGCCGTTATCACGCCCTCTGCAGCCACTACAGCCTGGCCTACAGCCGCAACAACCTGGGGGTGGCGCATGAGAACGGCCGTGTGGAGAGTCCCCATGGCCATCTCAAGCGGCGGATCGAGCAGGCGTTGCTGCTGCGCGGCAGCAGTGATTTCGAGTCGCTGGCTGAATACCAGGCTTTTCTGGCCGCGGTGATTGACCAGTACAACAGGCCGCGCCTGATCCGGCTGGAGCAGGAGCAGGCGGCGCTGCGGCCACTACCGCGGTTTCGTTTTGCCGACTACGACATTGAACAGCTCACGGTGCGGCGCACCAGCACGATCGAGGTACGCAGAGTCGTGTATTCGGTGCCGCCGCGGCTGATCGACCAGCGGCTGACGGTGCGGATCTTCCACGACCGGCTGCAGCTGCTTCTGGGCCGGCAGATCGCCTGCGAACTGGAGCGGCGCCACGGCGGTGTCGAGCGTCATGGGCGGGCATGGAGCATCGATCTGGAGCACCTGATCGATGCGCTCAGGCGAAAACCCCGGGCATTGCTGCACTGCAGTTACCAGCGGGAGCTGTTCCCCGATGAGCGCTGGTGGCAGCTGTGGCAGCAGCTGCGCAATGGCGGTGACCGTGACGCCGCCGCCCGATTGATGGTCGAGGCGCTGTATGTGGGCTGCCGCCTGGCGGGCTACGAGCCAGTGCTGGGTTGGCTCGAGAAGGCCCATCAACGGCAAGGGCTGTCGCTGGCGGCGCTGCAGCAACGCTTCCGGCTGCCGCCCCATCGCCCCCACCCACCGCAACGCATTCCCCAACACAGCCTGCAGAGCTATGACGACCTCCTCGTCCTCAGTGCCCAGACCCCAGGCGGTGGAGGCGGCCCTGCCGATGCTGCTGCGGCAGCTACGGCTGGCGCGATTCCGCTCCCACTGGCAGAGCCTCGCCTTACAGGCTGA
- a CDS encoding chloride channel protein: MLGLLFGLAMGPYQALSELGFRIQAALWLSAEPQLLLGCLLVFGATSLLVLLAWGPLAGGRGGGTAALLALDRASQSEGKAVELHWLQQLNLATQLQRLPLMLLTHLGGLSVGVESPSVALGASLLLAIRRRWPGLQPLASLSPQLLAVIGGAAGLGAAFRSPLLAVAYGLEELGQRSGLPLVMPALLLAGSGTLVATTMGQPARLPGLALGSLATGGWGWAVLLTLVGTAAGALFMRLLLPAAAGVKQLLGQRRLLGALILAGSLSLLALVSGGLSLNDGSLSLAAALSGETVGSPAIWLWRLLSSVLSLALGAPGGLMHSSMTLGALLISPLQGLPGLDSSDLAQLAAVGATALFAAAHGAPFFCAAFVFTLQGDPALLPLLLLVAAVAAAFGERWRGEGWNEHQVRMLLEQQPSVPQNPSATPSSR; the protein is encoded by the coding sequence GTGCTGGGCCTGCTATTCGGGTTGGCGATGGGGCCATACCAGGCGCTCTCGGAACTCGGTTTCCGGATACAAGCAGCTCTTTGGCTCTCGGCTGAGCCCCAGTTGCTGCTCGGCTGCTTGCTGGTGTTTGGGGCCACCAGCCTGCTGGTTCTTCTGGCCTGGGGGCCGCTGGCTGGCGGCCGCGGAGGCGGCACCGCGGCGTTGCTCGCCCTCGATCGCGCCTCCCAGTCCGAAGGCAAGGCGGTTGAGCTGCACTGGCTGCAGCAGCTCAACCTGGCCACCCAGCTGCAGCGGCTGCCCTTGATGTTGCTCACCCATCTGGGGGGCCTTTCAGTGGGAGTGGAGTCGCCATCAGTGGCTCTGGGTGCCAGCTTGCTGCTGGCGATTCGCAGGCGCTGGCCCGGGTTGCAGCCCCTGGCCTCTCTCTCGCCCCAGCTGTTGGCCGTGATCGGCGGCGCGGCCGGATTGGGGGCGGCGTTTCGCTCGCCCCTGCTGGCCGTTGCCTACGGCTTGGAAGAGCTGGGCCAGCGCAGTGGTCTGCCACTGGTAATGCCGGCCCTGCTGCTGGCAGGTAGCGGCACCCTGGTGGCCACCACCATGGGGCAGCCCGCTCGCCTGCCTGGCCTAGCGCTGGGTTCCCTGGCAACGGGGGGCTGGGGCTGGGCCGTGCTGCTCACCCTGGTGGGCACTGCTGCCGGCGCCCTATTCATGCGTTTGTTACTGCCGGCGGCTGCAGGGGTGAAGCAATTGCTGGGGCAGCGGCGGCTCCTCGGCGCCTTGATCCTGGCGGGCTCACTCAGCCTGCTGGCCCTTGTCAGTGGCGGCCTCAGTCTCAACGACGGCTCCCTGTCGCTGGCTGCTGCGCTTTCTGGGGAAACGGTGGGCTCCCCAGCCATCTGGCTTTGGCGCTTGCTCTCCAGTGTGCTCAGCCTGGCGCTAGGGGCTCCCGGCGGGCTGATGCACAGCAGCATGACCCTCGGAGCCCTGTTAATCAGTCCGCTGCAGGGGCTGCCCGGGCTCGACAGCAGCGACCTGGCCCAGTTGGCTGCGGTAGGGGCCACGGCTCTGTTCGCCGCTGCCCATGGGGCGCCGTTCTTCTGCGCGGCCTTCGTGTTCACCCTGCAGGGTGATCCGGCCCTGCTGCCCTTGCTTTTGCTGGTGGCCGCGGTGGCCGCGGCCTTCGGCGAGCGCTGGCGGGGTGAGGGCTGGAACGAACACCAGGTGCGGATGCTGCTGGAGCAGCAGCCCAGCGTCCCTCAGAACCCCAGCGCGACCCCATCGAGCCGGTGA
- the aroQ gene encoding type II 3-dehydroquinate dehydratase, protein MQLLVLHGPNLNLLGTREPGVYGSATLEQINGALQRRAGELGALVDCFQSNHEGALVDRIHQGRGGVDGILINAAAYTHTSIALRDALLAVAIPFVELHLSNTHARESFRHHSTLADRAVGVICGFGPTSYTLALEGLVAHLRGAA, encoded by the coding sequence ATGCAGCTGCTTGTCCTTCACGGCCCCAACCTGAACCTGCTCGGTACGCGCGAGCCGGGGGTCTACGGCAGTGCCACCCTCGAGCAGATCAATGGCGCGTTGCAGCGGCGGGCAGGGGAGCTCGGCGCGCTGGTGGACTGCTTCCAGAGCAACCACGAGGGTGCCCTGGTGGACCGCATCCACCAGGGCCGCGGCGGCGTGGACGGCATCCTGATCAATGCGGCGGCCTACACCCACACCTCGATCGCCCTGCGGGATGCCCTGCTTGCGGTGGCGATCCCCTTTGTGGAGCTTCATCTCAGCAACACCCACGCTCGTGAGTCCTTCCGGCACCATTCCACCCTGGCCGACAGGGCCGTGGGGGTGATCTGCGGTTTCGGACCCACCAGCTACACCCTGGCCCTGGAGGGCCTGGTGGCCCATCTGCGCGGTGCGGCTTGA
- a CDS encoding ATP-binding protein produces MRGRGLRNRIVWATSLQLLLVSGAVGGLAYFSGQRSGFGLAEAYRQQDAITDLSEQLSGRLAAPQLINSLNVLAIQQGRLSLNDFDTMGQRFWSQMQLFPVSNINYGSVRGEFLGVERLDSGAFAINEDAFASPLGKGTMGVYEMGTKGQRGALLESIPGMSDSHEEAWYVETVKAGQPTWSSIYQWEDKPEVMAIAFNQPLYGPGRQLLGVIGVDFVLSQLNTWLAEVWKDRSGFALIMERNGMVVASSRPGLTSTGTGSKTKRVRLEQLPDPLVQATLRRLQEVGGLAAPSSLASTQTVQYGGSTYLVGLHSWGQAEKLDWLLITALRSDQIVQASQRYALIALLLSLGAVATAVVVTIRVSDWLLAPLERLRRRCQSASEQVGQGDANLVFEAELPKGSAREIEAVSQAFGALVKRLSQARRQLAEAIERERIKDAQTVLVLEDKLKSSLQAAAIAHEINLPLSTLLLNSKLLLHQQEAPLPTNLNEHLQAIASNADEVVTTIEKMHTLLRNVQTHQRRLNLANVARSALLYAGPSLKAAGIRVQREGLETSLAVLGDAAQIQLAVVNLLRNALEALETAAPATATPPTIAVRLQSEGDTVVLSVADNGPGFLAPQTALAPLETSKANGSGLGLFVVQTTMENHRGSLAIGRSNLGGAEVRLTFPAAPAPLITQ; encoded by the coding sequence ATGAGGGGCAGGGGGCTGCGCAACCGGATCGTCTGGGCGACGAGCTTGCAGCTGCTGCTGGTGAGTGGGGCGGTGGGCGGCCTGGCCTATTTCAGCGGCCAACGCAGTGGCTTTGGTCTGGCCGAGGCCTACCGCCAGCAAGACGCCATCACAGACCTTTCTGAGCAGCTCTCGGGCCGCCTGGCGGCACCGCAGCTGATCAACAGCCTCAACGTGCTCGCCATCCAGCAGGGCCGGCTCTCCTTAAACGACTTCGACACCATGGGGCAGCGCTTCTGGAGTCAGATGCAGCTCTTCCCCGTGAGCAACATCAACTACGGCAGCGTTCGAGGGGAATTCCTCGGGGTGGAAAGGCTCGACAGCGGCGCCTTTGCGATCAACGAAGACGCGTTCGCCAGCCCCCTCGGCAAGGGCACGATGGGGGTCTACGAAATGGGAACAAAGGGACAACGGGGCGCCCTGCTGGAGTCAATTCCTGGCATGAGCGACAGCCACGAGGAGGCCTGGTACGTGGAAACGGTGAAGGCCGGCCAGCCCACCTGGAGCTCGATCTACCAGTGGGAAGACAAGCCCGAGGTGATGGCTATTGCCTTCAATCAACCTCTCTACGGCCCTGGGCGCCAACTGCTCGGCGTCATCGGCGTCGACTTCGTTCTCAGCCAGCTCAATACCTGGCTTGCGGAAGTCTGGAAAGACAGGAGCGGCTTCGCCTTGATCATGGAACGAAACGGCATGGTCGTGGCCAGCTCCCGGCCTGGCCTTACCAGCACGGGCACGGGCTCCAAAACCAAACGAGTGCGGCTGGAGCAACTGCCCGATCCCCTGGTGCAGGCCACCCTCCGCCGCCTGCAGGAGGTGGGTGGTCTCGCTGCCCCCAGCTCCCTAGCCAGCACCCAGACCGTGCAATACGGGGGCAGCACCTACCTGGTAGGCCTCCATTCCTGGGGCCAAGCGGAGAAGCTCGACTGGCTGCTGATCACAGCCCTGCGCTCAGATCAGATCGTGCAGGCCAGTCAGCGCTACGCCCTGATCGCCCTGCTGCTGAGCCTGGGGGCGGTAGCCACCGCGGTGGTAGTGACGATCCGCGTGAGCGACTGGCTGCTGGCGCCGCTGGAGCGGCTGCGCAGGCGCTGCCAGAGCGCCTCCGAGCAGGTGGGCCAGGGGGACGCAAATCTTGTATTTGAAGCAGAGCTGCCCAAGGGCAGCGCCAGAGAGATAGAGGCTGTTTCCCAGGCGTTCGGAGCCCTGGTAAAGCGGCTGAGCCAGGCCCGGCGACAACTCGCTGAAGCCATCGAACGGGAGCGAATCAAGGACGCCCAGACCGTGTTGGTGCTGGAAGACAAGCTCAAAAGCAGCCTGCAGGCCGCAGCCATTGCCCACGAAATCAACCTGCCCCTAAGCACCCTGCTACTGAACAGCAAATTGCTGCTGCACCAGCAAGAAGCTCCCCTGCCCACCAACCTGAACGAGCACCTCCAGGCGATCGCCAGCAACGCCGATGAGGTCGTAACGACGATTGAAAAGATGCACACCCTGCTGCGCAATGTGCAGACCCACCAGCGGCGCCTCAACCTGGCCAACGTGGCCCGCAGCGCCCTGCTCTACGCAGGCCCGAGCCTCAAGGCCGCAGGCATCAGGGTGCAGCGCGAAGGCCTCGAAACCAGCCTGGCGGTGCTGGGGGATGCGGCCCAGATCCAGTTAGCCGTGGTCAACCTGCTGCGCAATGCCCTTGAAGCGCTGGAGACAGCAGCCCCTGCGACAGCCACCCCTCCCACCATTGCGGTGCGGCTACAAAGCGAAGGCGACACGGTGGTGCTCAGCGTGGCCGACAACGGCCCGGGGTTCCTGGCACCGCAAACGGCCCTGGCACCCCTGGAAACCAGCAAGGCCAATGGCAGTGGCCTGGGCTTGTTTGTGGTGCAGACCACCATGGAAAACCATCGCGGCTCCCTGGCGATTGGCCGCTCCAACCTGGGCGGCGCCGAAGTGCGACTGACTTTTCCCGCCGCTCCGGCCCCGCTTATTACCCAATAG
- a CDS encoding IS66 family transposase zinc-finger binding domain-containing protein produces MVAAPATPPSRKASAQQQPPSSDGPGFKPPERRKGSGRKRGGQPGHPGSGPELLPIERVDEVVEHHPDACRRCGTLLEGEDSDPLRHQVIEIPPITPLVIEHRLHRLVCPCCSTSTCAPLPADVEASQYGPPGSVPWWVCWAASFV; encoded by the coding sequence TTGGTCGCAGCTCCCGCAACTCCACCTAGCCGCAAGGCTTCTGCGCAGCAGCAACCTCCCTCCAGCGATGGACCCGGGTTTAAGCCGCCGGAGCGACGCAAGGGCAGTGGCCGCAAGCGCGGTGGCCAGCCGGGCCATCCTGGATCCGGCCCGGAGCTGCTGCCAATTGAACGGGTGGATGAGGTGGTGGAGCACCACCCGGATGCCTGCCGCCGTTGCGGCACGTTGCTTGAGGGCGAGGATTCAGATCCGTTGCGCCATCAGGTGATCGAAATCCCGCCGATCACGCCGCTGGTGATCGAGCATCGGTTGCATCGCCTGGTCTGCCCCTGCTGCTCCACCAGCACCTGTGCGCCATTGCCGGCTGATGTGGAAGCCAGTCAGTACGGTCCCCCAGGCTCAGTGCCCTGGTGGGTCTGCTGGGCAGCGTCTTTCGTTTGA
- a CDS encoding cation diffusion facilitator family transporter, protein MPRPLQRQPLSRSLEVRTLSPGYAGAEAQGNYTTAGDAGAVGRQRLPRHIQHEHRDGNPAAFRWSVLLNSGLSALQLAIGIGFGSLALIGDALHNLGDVAGLLLGWGAERLSAMPASRQFTYGFGRSTQLASMINAALILMASAVVIVEGVQRLAKPVELTPGPVAVAALLGIAVNLGSARLFGHNHSHDLNRRAAVVHLLTDAAVSAAVLVSALLIQFTGIHWLDPFTGIGVGLAVAWTGWTLLRQSVLVSLDGIPPGIDRDAVERTLTALPGVAAVHHIHIWGMSTSQTALTAHLLRDPQQVDDMALLHIAKAELAQLGIDHSTLQLEPLSLEPVQ, encoded by the coding sequence GTGCCCCGCCCCTTGCAACGCCAGCCGCTGAGCCGATCGCTTGAGGTGCGGACGCTCAGCCCCGGCTACGCCGGGGCTGAGGCCCAGGGGAATTACACCACTGCGGGGGACGCAGGCGCGGTCGGTCGCCAACGGCTGCCACGCCACATCCAGCACGAACATCGAGATGGCAATCCGGCCGCCTTTCGCTGGAGTGTGCTGCTCAACAGCGGCCTCTCCGCTTTGCAGCTGGCGATTGGCATCGGCTTTGGCTCTTTGGCCCTGATCGGTGATGCCCTGCACAACCTCGGCGATGTGGCGGGATTGCTGCTGGGCTGGGGGGCCGAGCGCCTCAGCGCCATGCCCGCCAGCAGGCAATTCACCTACGGATTTGGCCGCAGCACCCAGCTGGCCTCGATGATCAACGCGGCCTTGATCTTGATGGCATCCGCCGTTGTGATCGTGGAGGGCGTACAAAGACTGGCCAAACCGGTGGAGCTAACCCCTGGCCCGGTGGCGGTGGCGGCCCTGTTGGGCATCGCGGTGAACCTGGGCTCGGCCCGTTTGTTTGGCCACAACCACAGCCACGATCTCAACCGCCGAGCTGCGGTGGTGCACCTGCTCACCGATGCGGCGGTGAGTGCTGCGGTGCTGGTCAGTGCCCTTTTGATTCAGTTCACCGGCATCCACTGGCTCGATCCCTTCACCGGTATTGGGGTGGGCTTGGCCGTGGCCTGGACCGGTTGGACCCTGCTGCGCCAGTCGGTTCTGGTGAGCCTGGACGGGATCCCACCAGGCATCGATCGAGACGCTGTGGAACGCACCTTGACCGCGCTACCAGGGGTGGCGGCGGTGCATCACATCCATATCTGGGGCATGAGCACCTCCCAAACGGCGCTGACGGCGCACCTCCTGCGCGATCCCCAGCAAGTCGATGACATGGCCCTGCTGCATATAGCAAAGGCTGAGTTGGCCCAGCTGGGCATCGACCATTCGACTCTGCAGTTAGAGCCCCTGTCGTTAGAGCCCGTGCAGTGA
- a CDS encoding tRNA-(ms[2]io[6]A)-hydroxylase → MTAPARVKWLAAPSSVAWLEQAIAQPDLVLIDHAHCERKAAGVALQLMFRYPSDGQLGEVLSPLAREELEHFEQVLQLLQRRGIALRPLPAPGYGAALAAAVRKGEPERMLDSFLVAGLIEARSHERMALLAAHSPDGELRALYGELLVSEARHFGLYWLLAEGRYGREATAIRLEQLAAVEKEALAGPRADAAQVRMHSAGVEITPPMVGGLG, encoded by the coding sequence TTGACCGCCCCTGCCCGGGTGAAATGGCTGGCTGCCCCCAGCAGCGTTGCTTGGCTGGAGCAGGCGATCGCCCAGCCCGATCTGGTGCTGATCGATCACGCCCACTGTGAGCGCAAGGCCGCCGGTGTGGCCCTGCAGCTGATGTTCCGCTATCCCAGCGATGGGCAGCTGGGGGAGGTGCTCAGCCCCCTGGCCCGCGAGGAACTGGAGCACTTCGAGCAGGTGCTGCAGCTGCTGCAACGCCGTGGCATCGCGCTGCGGCCCCTGCCGGCGCCTGGCTATGGCGCCGCCCTCGCGGCGGCAGTGCGCAAGGGCGAGCCCGAGCGGATGCTGGATTCCTTTCTGGTGGCCGGCCTGATCGAGGCCCGCAGCCATGAGCGCATGGCCCTGCTGGCGGCCCATAGCCCCGATGGCGAGCTGAGGGCGCTGTACGGCGAGCTGCTGGTCAGCGAAGCGCGCCATTTCGGGCTCTACTGGCTGCTGGCGGAAGGCCGCTACGGGCGGGAAGCCACGGCGATCCGGCTGGAGCAGTTGGCCGCCGTGGAAAAAGAGGCCCTGGCTGGACCCAGGGCCGATGCCGCCCAGGTGCGGATGCACTCGGCGGGGGTTGAGATCACACCACCAATGGTTGGGGGCTTGGGTTGA